One window of the Podospora pseudopauciseta strain CBS 411.78 chromosome 4, whole genome shotgun sequence genome contains the following:
- a CDS encoding hypothetical protein (EggNog:ENOG503P1Z8; COG:G; COG:M), with product MKTIGIFPASGGLGTSTYHHLLALVPKDNVILISRQPHKVPRNYTQAGVRTREASYETAPSDLEKVFTGIDVLFLISYPSHVKDYRIKVQLPAIDAARRAGVKHVFYSSLAFAGERDSTRSVAEVMQAHLATEGHLRHLAETAPGFTYTVIREGIYSESTPIYTSFFDPHFPDASLVGNEVLVPHDGKGKGVAWVKRDELGEASAKLIAQYSSAPESFQYVNQVVLLTGNKEWSLEDTVKVLGEVAGRDLKIREIPVHEWVRLPQVKGYFKNEEDARTWATAWEAVRQGATAPVTGDLEKILGRKPEEFDVTLKGETRATTEQ from the coding sequence ATGAAAACCATCGGCATCTTCCCAGCATCAGGGGGTCTAGGCACTTCCacctaccaccacctcctggcTCTGGTCCCCAAGGACAATGTCATCCTCATTAGCCGCCAACCCCACAAAGTCCCCAGGAACTACACCCAAGCCGGTGTCCGAACGCGAGAGGCATCCTACGAGACAGCGCCCTCCGACCTTGAAAAGGTCTTCACCGGCATCGATGTCCTGTTTCTAATATCCTACCCAAGCCACGTCAAAGACTACCGCATCAAAGTCCAGCTCCCAGCCATCGACGCAGCCCGCCGCGCTGGTGTCAAGCATGTCTTTTACAGCTCTCTGGCTTTTGCTGGAGAAAGAGACTCTACCAGGTCAGTGGCTGAGGTGATGCAGGCTCACCTTGCCACCGAGGGGCACTTGAGACATTTGGCGGAGACAGCACCTGGTTTCACCTACACGGTGATCAGGGAGGGGATCTATTCTGAGTCGACACCCATTTACACCAGCTTCTTCGATCCGCACTTCCCTGATGCCTCGCTTGTTGGGAATGAGGTTCTTGTCCCGCATGATgggaagggaaaaggggtggcctgggtgaagagggatgAGCTTGGAGAGGCGTCTGCGAAGCTCATTGCACAATATTCATCCGCGCCGGAAAGCTTCCAGTATGTGAACCAGGTTGTATTGCTGACGGGCAACAAGGAGTGGAGTTTGGAGGACACGGTGAAGGTGCTTGGGGAGGTTGCTGGGAGGGACTTGAAGATAAGGGAGATACCTGTGCATGAGTGGGTTCGGCTTCCACAAGTAAAGGGCTACTTCAAAAatgaggaggatgccagGACTTGGGCTACTGCTTGGGAGGCTGTCAGACAAGGTGCTACAGCGCCAGTGACGGGGGACTTGGAAAAAATTCTGGGAAGAAAGCCAGAAGAGTTTGATGTGACGCTCAAGGGGGAAACACGCGCAACCACAGAGCAGTAA
- a CDS encoding hypothetical protein (EggNog:ENOG503P0SR; COG:S) encodes MYKYQPLPPVSKTGRTPPFTRILTLFPSTSPPSPSPDDSEPFHGTLAITNLESTQPYEALSYTWGTADPEIYIWLDDLPLPIKPNLAAALHFLRPSPGQPPRRLWIDALCIDQSSLEERSRQVQYMRLVYKYCQRVIAWIGLKQESEATEVAFEAGKVLSDVSRLVADLRKDAAAMEDGVVRDVVGNALGGLPEGALLNLQKLFDREYFHRTWVVQEIAVANVAVVKSEELEMSFFDLVSTLLFVFGNRPGGKIETNTSLDVWYLIFTRQSGAHSGHVRLTEIPGSLGPLLDLLEQMRAFKATDLRDKIYSVLGICDEGLQPITTRTHITQRSDRWLRGLTTAITGVQNFVNERNPDLGWGIPAALKPDYTRPVPEVYTGLAKFLISKMPMFLDVLSYVQHRTTPTPDDPYPSWVPKWFETKSVTVFRGGDFTAGICTPPLGDFFQSRIQRAFSSPIPGTLIMDGFHVGVVHRVSNVMNFGSDGHSKTEAVQRAWTELLPNMPFPGANGSRYITGEPLDGAFCKALSVHPVGAVVGHVMSNSMDGFHFSASASEMNRQIATGISDAAVGAFLSGLAGEGDEVLSAESEKARVTFRNAVGVYCYGRRAFLTREGHLGIGPPVMQEGDEVVVLFRGRMPYVLRRGPTHHVFLGDCYVCDDNIMRGLVTESVRHGRGGPPAGLYEIR; translated from the coding sequence ATGTACAAATACCAACCTCTGCCACCTGTCTCCAAAACCGGCCGAACCCCTCCCTTCACCCGCATCCtgaccctcttcccctccacatcccctccttccccctccccggaCGACTCAGAACCCTTCCACGGCACCCTCGCAATCACCAACCTCGAATCCACCCAGCCCTACGAAGCCCTCTCCTACACATGGGGCACCGCCGACCCGGAAATTTACATCTGGCTCGATGACCTTCCCCTCCCTATCAAACCCAACCTCGCGGCGGCACTCCACTTCCTCCGACCATCACCAGGCCAGCCCCCGCGACGACTGTGGATAGACGCACTATGTATTGACCAGTCCAGTCTAGAGGAGAGATCCCGTCAGGTGCAGTACATGCGGTTGGTTTACAAATACTGCCAAAGAGTCATCGCCTGGATCGGGCTAAAGCAAGAATCAGAAGCGACAGAGGTTGCGTTCGAGGCAGGGAAGGTCCTGAGTGATGTCAGTCGGCTAGTGGCTGACTTGAGGAAAGATGCCGCCGCAATGGAGGATGGTGTCGTGCGTGACGTCGTGGGTAATGCTCTAGGTGGTCTGCCCGAGGGGGCACTGCTCAATCTCCAAAAGCTATTTGACCGGGAGTACTTCCACCGCACGTGGGTAGTGCAGGAAATCGCCGTGGCCAACGTGGCGGTGGTCAAGTcggaagagctggagatgtCCTTCTTCGACTTGGTTTCGACGCTGCTGTTCGTCTTTGGGAACAGGCCTGGGGGCAAAATCGAGACGAACACCTCGTTGGACGTGTGGTACCTCATATTTACGCGGCAGTCAGGGGCCCACAGCGGTCACGTTCGTCTGACTGAGATTCCGGGTAGCTTGGGGCCGTTGCTGGACTTGCTTGAGCAGATGCGTGCGTTCAAGGCGACTGACTTGCGGGATAAGATCTATTCGGTTTTGGGCATCTGCGACGAAGGCCTGCAGCCCATTACGACGAGAACTCACATCACTCAACGGTCGGACCGGTGGCTGAGAGGTTTGACAACCGCCATCACGGGCGTCCAGAACTTTGTCAACGAGCGCAACCCCGATCTAGGTTGGGGTATCCCGGCGGCTCTGAAGCCGGACTACACTCGCCCTGTTCCGGAGGTTTATACCGGCCTAGCGAAATTCTTGATCAGCAAGATGCCCATGTTCCTGGACGTTCTCAGTTATGTCCAACATCGCACGACTCCAACCCCAGATGACCCCTACCCCTCCTGGGTGCCGAAATGGTTCGAGACCAAGTCCGTCACTGTATTCCGCGGAGGTGATTTCACCGCCGGTATCTGCACCCCACCCCTCGGAGACTTCTTCCAGTCCCGTATCCAAcgcgccttctcctcgccgATCCCGGGCACCTTGATCATGGACGGCTTCCATGTCGGCGTCGTCCACCGCGTCAGCAATGTCATGAACTTTGGGTCAGATGGACATTCCAAGACCGAAGCCGTCCAACGCGCTTGGACGGAGCTTCTGCCCAATATGCCATTCCCGGGGGCTAATGGATCGAGGTATATCACTGGTGAGCCTCTCGACGGAGCATTTTGCAAGGCACTTTCGGTACATCCGGTGGGCGCAGTGGTCGGGCATGTCATGTCCAATTCGATGGATGGGTTTCACTTCTCAGCCTCGGCGAGCGAGATGAACAGGCAGATAGCTACTGGGATAAGTGACGCTGCTGTAGGAGCATTCTTATCTGGGCttgctggagagggagatgaggtgCTGTCGGCCGAGAGCGAGAAGGCGAGGGTCACGTTTCGAAATGCTGTTGGGGTGTATTGCTATGGTCGACGGGCATTCCTGACGAGGGAAGGACATTTGGGTATCGGACCGCCGGTGATGCAGGAGGGGGACGAGGTTGTCGTGCTGTTTCGAGGCAGGATGCCGTACGTGTTGCGTCGTGGGCCGACTCACCATGTGTTTTTAGGTGATTGCTATGTGTGCGATGACAATATCATGCGTGGGCTCGTGACGGAGAGTGTCAGACATGGAAGGGGCGGGCCGCCAGCTGGTTTGTACGAGATTCGGTGA
- a CDS encoding hypothetical protein (EggNog:ENOG503NWD1; COG:E) — MPSAITSTSSQTDATIFGGHDIARPQLTKPLYDSGSLQQYSYNDPTPAIGREFPTLKIRDLLKADDQLFRDLAYTISSRGVVFLRNQDVTPNELKDFMLRLTTLAGCPSTSGLHVHPLTEEGSELGDQISVISSEKQKKGGGLTHQLSDVSRYASNAWHSDITFEPVPSDYAMLKIHTLPVTGGDTLWASGYEVYDRLSEPMREMLKKLTATHDAKFFLDEARNLGNPLRECERGSPLNKGAELAAVHPVIRTNPVTGWNSVYVNKGFTKRINGVTKDESDILLKYLFNMVTQNHDAQVRFRWSKNDVAIWDNRSTWHCATYDYNDPRAGDRVCSLGEAPYLDVQGGKSRKEELGF; from the exons ATGCCGTCCGCTATCACATCAACGTCATCTCAGACCGACGCCACCATCTTTGGTGGCCATGACATAGCCCGACCACAACTCACCAAACCGCTCTACGACTCTGGATCCCTCCAACAATACTCGTACAACGACCCAACCCCCGCCATCGGCCGCGAGTTTCCCACCCTCAAAATCCGCGACCTCCTCAAAGCCGACGATCAACTCTTCCGCGACCTCGCATACACAATCTCCTCCCGCGGCGTCGTCTTCCTCCGCAACCAAGATGTCACCCCAAACGAGCTAAAAGACTTCATGCTccgcctcaccaccctcgccggctgcccctccacctctgGCCTTCACGTGCACCCCTTGACAGAAGAGGGCTCCGAGCTAGGCGATCAAATCAGCGTCATCTCCTCcgagaagcaaaagaagggCGGCGGTCTCACTCACCAGCTCTCCGACGTCAGTAGGTATGCCTCCAACGCATGGCACAGCGATATCACCTTTGAGCCTGTGCCCAGTGACTACGCCATGCTCAAGATCCACACCCTTCCCGTCACTGGCGGTGATACCCTCTGGGCGAGCGGATACGAGGTCTATGATCGTCTGTCAGAGCCGATGAGGGAGATGCTCAAGAAGTTGACCGCCACACATGACGCCAAGTTCTTTTTGGATGAGGCGAGGAATTTGGGGAATCCGCTGAGGGAGTGCGAGAGAGGGTCGCCGTTGAACAAGGGGGCTGAGTTGGCTGCTGTGCATCCTGTTATAAGGACAAATC CCGTTACCGGGTGGAACTCGGTCTACGTCAACAAGGGCTTCACCAAGCGCATCAACGGCGTCACAAAAGACGAGTCAGACATCCTCCTTAAATACCTCTTCAACATGGTAACACAGAATCACGATGCCCAAGTACGATTCAGATGGAGTAAGAATGACGTCGCTATCTGGGACAACAGGAGCACATGGCATTGTGCGACATATGACTACAACGACCCGAGAGCGGGCGACCGTGTTTGTTCGCTGGGCGAGGCTCCTTATCTTGATGTACAAGGGGGCAAatcgaggaaggaggagttaGGTTTTTGA
- a CDS encoding hypothetical protein (EggNog:ENOG503NVM3; COG:G) — MGKIDDIENHTKGSPTATLNRGDSHDGKASLKDSEPHVGRSELSDVIPPDDGYEGKHRWDPLATWTPEEEKAVVRKTDIWLLSWLCVMFFGLQLDRGNLANALADEFLDDLNLSRDDLNNGNTIQLVAFLSAEFPVQFLTKRYGFRYVLPAMMFAWGTVSWGQAWIHDRASFYVTRALIGACEGGFIPGAILYATYFYTSSELSTRLAVFWSTLNVARVISALLAAGILKMRGIGGHPGWFWLFLLEGLLTVLLAFISFIYLPAAPTKTTGVLFRESWYTERQEVIMVNRILRDDPAKGLTLLNEPATWQDVKATWTDKSLWGLFFIGLIAYIPATPVQGYLTLTLRDLGFTDSFEINMLTIPSAVLQIITMLILARSSKYFNERTFHCFVGEFWVMPLLIALITLPDGGREWGRYSLITLISGYPYFHPIVTSWISENTFDVKKRAIAAATYNVIVQVGSLIGSQIYRDYQKPYYKIGNTTLVSISALALITFVVQRFVLVGLNKKKEKEWEKMSREEQLAYQNDVTARELDGNKRLDFRFVY, encoded by the exons ATGGGCAAAATCGACGACATCGAGAACCACACCAAGGGTTCGCCAACAGCGACCCTCAACCGCGGTGACAGCCACGACGGCAAAGCATCACTCAAGGACTCCGAGCCTCATGTCGGTCGCTCTGAGCTGAGCGATGTCATCCCTCCTGATGATGGCTATGAGGGAAAGCACCGGTGGGATCCATTGGCGACATGGAcccctgaggaggagaaggccgtGGTGCGCAAGACCGACATCTGGTTGCTCTCCTGGCTCTGTGTCATGTTCTTCGGTCTTCAACTTGACCGTGGTAACTTGGCAAACGCTCTGGCTGACGAATTCCTGGACGATCTCAACCTCTCGCGCGACGACCTTAACAACGGTAACACCATCCAGTTGGTTGCCTTCTTGAGCGCCGAGTTCCCTGTTCAGTTTCTGACCAAGCGTTATGGTTTCCGTTATGTCCTTCCGGCCATGATGTTTGCGTGGGGAACTGTCTCCTGGGGTCAGGCATGGATTCACGACCGGGCAAGCTTTTATGTTACCCGTGCACTTATTGGTGCTTGCGAGGGTGGTTTCATTCCGGGTGCTATTCTCTACGCGACCTACTTTTACACCTCCTCCGAATTGTCGACTCGTCTGGCGGTGTTTTGGTCGACTTTGAACGTTGCACGCGTCATCTCGGCTTTGTTGGCGGCTGGTATTCTCAAGATGCGTGGTATTGGTGGCCACCcggggtggttttggctgTTTTTGCTTGAGGGTCTTCTTACTGTTCTTCTGGCTTTCATC TCTTTCATCTACCTTCCCGCGGCTCCTACCAAGACCACGGGCGTTCTCTTCCGCGAGTCTTGGTACACTGAGCGCCAGGAGGTGATCATGGTCAACCGTATCCTCCGTGACGATCCCGCTAAGGGCTTGACTCTGCTCAACGAGCCGGCCACCTGGCAAGACGTCAAGGCTACCTGGACAGACAAGTCTCTCTGGGGACTCTTCTTCATCGGCCTCATCGCCTACATTCCCGCAACCCCAGTCCAGGGCTACCTCACCCTGACCCTTCGCGACCTCGGCTTCACCGACAGCTTCGAGATCAACATGCTCACCATCCCGTCGGCCGTCCTCCAGATCATCACCATGCTGATCCTCGCCCGGTCGAGCAAGTACTTCAACGAGCGGACCTTCCACTGCTTCGTGGGCGAGTTCTGGGTCATGCCGCTGCTCATCGCCTTGATCACGCTGCCTGACGGAGGTCGTGAGTGGGGGCGGTATTCGTTGATCACGCTCATCAGCGGGTACCCTTACTTCCATCCTATTGTCACTTCTTGGATCTCAGAGAACACTTTTGATGTCAAGAAGCGGGCTATTGCGGCGGCGACGTATAATGTTATTGTGCAAGTTGGTAGTCTGATTGGCAGTCAGATTTATCGCGACTACCAGAAGCCGTATTATAAGATTGGTAATACCACGCTCGTGTCTATCAGCGCGTTGGCTTTGATCACATTTGTTGTTCAGAGATTCGTCTTGGTTGGACTCaataagaagaaggagaaggagtgggagaagatgtcgagggaggagcagTTGGCTTATCAGAATGATGTGACGGCCAGAGAGTTGGATGGGAATAAGCGGTTAGATTTCCGGTTTGTATACTAG
- a CDS encoding hypothetical protein (COG:K; EggNog:ENOG503NWRF), with the protein MHLGNVPFGDSCCFPLAPLRHCGVRFSNVQHQDTSMLCSHATWLQSYGNMSPGGTSRPSKQRKIGSRSCDACKIRKVKCTETAPCQRCLTAGLDCTFNKTQSTRGPRNLRTKTLQQIQNATRAQQPASAPSHIPEPSSSSSTADPSNISVESLVIRLCIYRLRLFPVWPIVAVEQVIAALHRDSHDVGTYTLAVAIGAATMAQLKLSRLKDPNITDSLSASALHEECQRKRRTLNAASASLNRLQTSFFLHIYHENQIPGGAESLLHLREAITVAQIMGLHRPSSYLGLPPSEDRLRRRILWLLFVTERGVAMLHRLPVALTSAEKFPPLDTIYEPDDGPHVLPAFKKLVNLFWIFDQSRAFDILQDAADDTDGSSSPNHEALRALQQRLQKARLETENDANDIQKADISITRQWMQILIWRATQGHAYWSSDDTSASLAGPIQIAQQLLDDISKLPNTALEAHGPGIEFKVYEIASAVADSLNYYTTPRPGDILLRHPGDILLRLQRFLATCRGGNINLLGLLAARISQSQMSLSIPRQSFDPAPPSVVVEEIATDADSDEPPLLSPWLSLVAAAELEQEQSLSSYAQQVGLLDNHDWLLAPESPNI; encoded by the coding sequence ATGCACCTCGGCAATGTGCCATTTGGAGATAGCTGTTGCTTCCCATTGGCGCCATTGCGCCATTGTGGGGTTAGATTCTCCAACGTCCAACACCAAGATACTTCAATGTTATGTTCCCATGCCACTTGGCTGCAGAGCTACGGCAATATGTCTCCTGGTGGCACGTCACGACCCTCGAAGCAGAGGAAGATTGGTTCTCGATCTTGCGATGCTTGCAAGATCCGGAAGGTCAAGTGTACAGAGACAGCCCCCTGCCAACGATGTCTCACCGCTGGCCTCGACTGCACCTTCAACAAAACCCAGTCGACGAGAGGACCCCGGAATCTGAGGACAAAGACCTTACAGCAGATCCAAAATGCCACACGAGCTCAGCAACCAGCCTCAGCACCTTCACATATCCCAGAGCCAAGTTCTTCGTCGAGCACCGCGGACCCTTCCAACATTTCGGTCGAATCACTCGTCATTCGACTGTGCATCTATCGACTGCGCCTCTTTCCAGTCTGGCCGATCGTGGCTGTGGAACAGGTCATTGCAGCCCTACACCGCGATTCCCATGATGTCGGAACCTACACCTTGGCAGTGGCCATTGGTGCTGCAACCATGGCCCAGTTGAAACTGTCCCGGTTGAAAGACCCAAACATCACGGACAGCCTGTCCGCTAGCGCTCTCCACGAGGAGTGCCAAAGGAAACGGCGGACCCTCAACGCTGCCTCTGCCAGTCTGAACAGACTTCAGACCTCGTTCTTTTTGCACATCTACCACGAGAACCAGATTCCTGGCGGTGCCGAGTCTTTGTTGCACTTGCGCGAGGCCATCACGGTGGCACAAATTATGGGATTACACCGGCCCTCCTCATACCTAGGACTACCCCCATCCGAGGACCGCCTTCGACGCCGCATTTTGTGGCTGTTATTTGTTACAGAGAGAGGAGTGGCCATGCTACACAGACTTCCAGTAGCATTGACTTCAGCCGAGAAGTTCCCGCCACTGGACACCATCTACGAACCCGACGACGGACCACACGTGTTGCCGGCATTCAAGAAACTGGTCAACCTGTTTTGGATCTTCGACCAATCCAGAGCCTTTGACATTCTTCAAGATGCGGCAGACGACACGGACGgctcctcatcacccaaccACGAAGCCCTCCGAGCCTTGCAACAGCGCTTACAAAAAGCACGACTCGAAACTGAAAATGATGCAAACGACATCCAGAAAGCGGACATTTCCATCACAAGACAATGGATGCAAATCCTCATCTGGCGCGCCACTCAAGGCCACGCATACTGGTCCTCCGACGACACCTCAGCAAGCCTTGCTGGCCCCATTCAGATAGCCCAGCAGCTACTAGACGACATATCAAAGCTCCCCAACACGGCCCTGGAAGCCCACGGCCCAGGGATAGAATTCAAAGTTTACGAGATTGCAAGTGCCGTGGCAGACTCCCTCAACTACTACACAACCCCCCGACCAggcgacatcctcctccgacatCCAGGCGACATTCTTCTCAGATTACAAAGATTCCTAGCCACCTGCCGCGGCGGAAACATCAACCTGCTAGGCCTCCTAGCCGCGCGCATCTCCCAAAGCCAAATGTCCCTATCCATCCCACGGCAGTCGTTCGACCCAGCCCCGCCCTCGGTTGTTGTCGAAGAGATAGCCACCGACGCCGACAGCGACGAACCACCACTCTTATCCCCATGGCTCTCCCTCGTTGCCGCGGCTGAACTCGAGCAGGAGCAGTCCTTATCGTCTTATGCTCAACAGGTCGGCCTGCTCGATAATCACGACTGGCTTCTTGCTCCAGAAAGCCCCAACATCTAG
- a CDS encoding hypothetical protein (EggNog:ENOG503NW10; COG:C): protein MAWEEPRKTGMVYRRLGNSGLHVSALGLGGWLTFGGQVENEGTVACLKQAYDLGINFFDTAESYAGGQSEVVMGQAIKQLGWKRNDIVISTKLNWGGHNGEVLVNNHGLSRKHIVEGLCASLQRLDLEYVDIVYAHRPDRLTPMEEVVRAFNHVIEIKGWAMYWGTSEWSADEIAEACGIAKQLGLIAPIVEQPFYNLLHRRKVEGEFQRLYSRFGLGLTTFSPLKFGLLSGKYNDSPDTPPPGSRFAKGDDKFVNYMRDNYGNKSWQDDIEKVKKLKVIADKVGIPQSELALAWVLKNPNVSSVITGASTPEQIVENVKALKSMALLTPEIMKEIDEVVGSVELDPARQD, encoded by the exons ATGGCTTGGGAAGAACCACGGAAGACGGGCATGGTGTATCGCCGTTTGGGCAACTCTGGATTACATGTCTCTGCGCTTGGCTTGGGAGGATGGCTCACGTTTGGGGGGCAGGTTGAGAATG AGGGCACTGTTGCTTGCTTGAAGCAGGCGTATGATTTGGGTATCAACTTTTTTGACACTGCGGAAAG CTACGCCGGAGGCCAATCCGAAGTCGTCATGGGCCAAGCCATCAAGCAGCTCGGCTGGAAGCGCAACGACATCGTCATTAGCACCAAGCTCAACTGGGGCGGCCACAACGGCGAGGTCCTCGTCAACAACCACGGCCTGAGCCGCAAGCACATCGTCGAAGGCCTCTGTGCCTCCCTCCAACGCCTCGACCTCGAATACGTCGACATTGTCTACGCCCATCGCCCGGACCGTCTCACTCCCATGGAGGAGGTCGTTCGTGCTTTCAACCACGTCATCGAGATCAAGGGGTGGGCAATGTACTGGGGGACCAGCGAGTGGAGTGCTGACGAGATCGCCGAAGCATGCGGCATCGCCAAGCAGCTCGGACTTATCGCGCCGATTGTTGAACAGCCATTCTACAACCTCCTGCACAGAAGGAAGGTCGAGGGCGAGTTCCAGAGGCTGTACAGCAGATTCGGTCTTGGATTGACGACGTTCAGTCCCTTGAAGTTTGGTCTGCTCAGTGGAAAGTACAACGATTCGCCTGATACGCCTCCGCCGGGGAGCCGTTTTGCCAAGGGCGACGACAAGTTTGTCAATTACATGAGAGACAACTACGGGAACAAGAGCTGGCAGGATGATATCGAAAAGGTGAAAAAGCTCAAGGTTATCGCCGACAAGGTCGGCATTCCCCAGTCAGAGTTGGCTCTGGCGTGGGTGTTGAAGAATCCCAATGTTTCGTCTGTTATCACTGGCGCGTCAACGCCGGAGCAGATTGTTGAGAATGTCAAGGCGTTGAAGAGTATGGCTTTGTTGACGCCAGAGATTATGAAGGAAAttgatgaggtggttgggaGTGTTGAGTTGGATCCAGCGAGACAGGACTAA